The following proteins are co-located in the Pseudoalteromonas sp. N1230-9 genome:
- a CDS encoding Na+/H+ antiporter NhaC family protein, producing the protein MQPSFNKTKAKLSLLPLLVFVGLFLGAGLYLQSQGVDYAFYQLPAPVAILPAIMLAFILNKNTINHSVETFIKGAGHSNIITMCLIYLLAGAFSAVAGATGGVDAVVNAGLSLIPPALLLPGLFLIAAVVSTAMGTSMGTIGAIGPIAYAVAQKTGIDPSLMAGTIVSGAMFGDNLSIISDTTIAATRTQGCEMKDKFRENLKIALPAAALTIGLLFFLTPAAEAVETQDFDILLVLPYAFILVLAVMGFNVFVVLFSGIIFAALMGFTGSYEGASFVKDIYKGFTDMQEIFLLSMFIGGLSEFIRINGGLDYIANKIQAITKIIAKWHRKVADQLGIAALVMTSNLCIANNTVSIIVAGPIAKKLADDGEITGKRSASLLDIFACVTQGSLPYGAQALLLGATFKISPWEVSTSSYYCFILAFTAIAVICLRRNKA; encoded by the coding sequence ATGCAGCCATCATTTAATAAAACAAAAGCAAAACTTTCTTTGCTGCCGCTTTTGGTGTTTGTCGGCTTATTTTTAGGCGCTGGCTTATACTTACAGTCTCAAGGTGTCGATTACGCCTTCTATCAATTGCCTGCGCCTGTGGCAATTTTGCCAGCCATCATGTTGGCATTTATCTTAAATAAAAATACCATCAACCACAGTGTTGAAACCTTTATTAAAGGTGCTGGCCATAGCAACATCATCACTATGTGTTTGATTTATCTACTTGCCGGTGCATTTTCTGCGGTTGCCGGTGCAACCGGTGGTGTTGATGCCGTTGTTAATGCAGGCTTATCACTTATTCCACCGGCTTTATTACTCCCTGGGTTATTTTTAATTGCTGCGGTTGTATCGACTGCGATGGGTACTTCAATGGGTACTATTGGAGCCATTGGCCCGATTGCTTATGCAGTTGCGCAAAAAACGGGGATTGATCCATCACTGATGGCAGGCACGATTGTATCGGGTGCCATGTTTGGTGATAACTTATCAATCATCTCTGACACAACCATTGCTGCAACCCGCACGCAAGGCTGTGAGATGAAAGATAAATTCCGTGAGAACTTAAAAATCGCCTTACCCGCTGCGGCATTAACTATTGGTTTGTTATTCTTCTTAACCCCTGCTGCAGAAGCGGTAGAGACGCAAGACTTCGATATTTTATTAGTGTTACCTTATGCCTTTATCTTAGTGCTCGCGGTAATGGGCTTTAATGTCTTTGTGGTGCTGTTTAGCGGTATTATTTTCGCTGCACTCATGGGCTTTACTGGCAGCTATGAAGGTGCAAGCTTTGTTAAAGATATCTATAAAGGCTTTACTGACATGCAGGAAATTTTCTTGCTGTCGATGTTTATCGGTGGTCTTTCTGAGTTTATCCGCATTAATGGTGGCCTTGATTACATTGCTAACAAAATTCAAGCAATCACTAAAATCATTGCAAAATGGCACCGTAAAGTTGCGGATCAATTAGGGATTGCAGCACTGGTTATGACCAGTAACTTATGTATCGCTAATAATACCGTGTCTATTATAGTTGCAGGCCCGATTGCTAAAAAATTAGCGGATGATGGTGAAATTACAGGAAAGCGTTCAGCAAGCTTACTTGATATTTTTGCTTGCGTAACGCAAGGTTCATTACCGTATGGCGCACAAGCGCTTTTACTCGGCGCGACTTTCAAAATTAGCCCGTGGGAAGTTTCTACCTCTTCTTACTACTGCTTTATTCTTGCTTTCACTGCGATAGCAGTAATTTGCTTACGCCGAAATAAAGCATAA
- the carB gene encoding carbamoyl-phosphate synthase large subunit, translated as MPKRTDIKSILILGAGPIVIGQACEFDYSGAQACKALREEGFRVILVNSNPATIMTDPEMADATYIEPIHWEVVEKIIEKEKPDAVLPTMGGQTALNCALDLDKHGVLAKHGVELIGATADAIDKAENRERFDVAMKNIGLECPRAEIAHSMEEAHDVLSRIGFPCIIRPSFTMGGTGGGVAYNQEEFDEICERGLDLSPTNELLIDESLIGWKEYEMEVVRDKNDNCIIVCSIENFDPMGVHTGDSITVAPAQTLTDKEYQIMRNASMAVLREIGVETGGSNVQFGVNPVDGRMVIIEMNPRVSRSSALASKATGFPIAKIAAKLAVGYTLDELQNDITGGKTPASFEPSIDYVVTKIPRFNFEKFAGSNDRLTTQMKSVGEVMAIGRNQQESLHKALRGLEVGATGFNPIVALDDPKAKEKIIRELREPGAERIWYVADAMRHGMSVEDVFELTKIDPWYLVQIEDILKDEATISEVGMAGLNAEFLRKLKRKGFADARIAEIAGVSEAEIRKKRHQLDIVPVYKRVDTCAAEFSSDTAYMYSSYDEECEANPSDKDKIMVIGGGPNRIGQGIEFDYCCVHAALALREDGYETIMVNCNPETVSTDYDTSDRLFFEPITLEDVLEIVRVEKPKGVIVQYGGQTPLKLARALEANGVPVIGTSPDAIDRAEDRERFQQLVERLNLLQPENATVTSLEEAVVKSAEIGFPLVVRPSYVLGGRAMEIVYDEDDLRRYMTEAVSASNEAPVLLDHFLDNAIEVDVDAICDGEQVIIGGIMEHIEQAGVHSGDSACSLPAHSLTAEVQDVMRKQVTDMALELGVVGLMNTQFAVKDGKVYLIEVNPRAARTVPFVSKATGIALAKVAARCMAGQSLASQGITKEVIPPYYSVKEVVLPFAKFQGVDPIRGPEMRSTGEVMGVGETFAEAFAKAQLGASNTLPRGGRALLSVRNSDKPRIVELAKTMTALGFELDATGGTAKALEEAGIAVRRVNKVYEGRPHILDRIKNGEYSYIVNTTEGRQAIEDSKVLRRGALQHKTNYTTTLNAAFANCTANQADDRSKVTSVQELHQRMN; from the coding sequence ATGCCAAAACGTACCGACATAAAAAGCATTCTTATCTTAGGCGCAGGCCCGATCGTAATCGGTCAAGCTTGTGAATTTGACTACTCTGGTGCACAAGCGTGTAAAGCACTACGAGAAGAAGGCTTTCGAGTAATTCTTGTAAACTCGAACCCTGCAACTATCATGACTGACCCTGAAATGGCGGATGCGACGTACATCGAGCCAATTCACTGGGAAGTTGTAGAGAAAATCATTGAAAAAGAAAAGCCTGATGCAGTACTGCCTACTATGGGTGGTCAAACAGCATTAAACTGTGCACTTGATTTAGATAAGCACGGCGTACTGGCTAAACATGGTGTTGAACTTATCGGTGCAACTGCTGATGCAATCGATAAAGCTGAAAACCGTGAGCGTTTTGACGTAGCAATGAAGAACATTGGCCTTGAGTGTCCGCGTGCAGAAATCGCTCACTCAATGGAAGAAGCACACGATGTTCTTAGCCGCATCGGTTTCCCATGTATCATTCGTCCATCATTCACTATGGGTGGTACCGGTGGTGGTGTTGCATACAACCAAGAAGAATTTGATGAAATTTGTGAGCGTGGTTTAGATTTATCACCAACAAATGAACTTTTAATCGATGAATCATTAATCGGTTGGAAAGAATACGAAATGGAAGTTGTTCGTGACAAAAACGACAACTGTATCATCGTATGTTCTATCGAAAACTTTGACCCTATGGGTGTTCACACAGGTGACTCAATCACGGTTGCTCCAGCGCAAACATTGACAGATAAAGAATACCAAATCATGCGTAATGCATCGATGGCGGTACTTCGTGAAATCGGTGTTGAAACAGGTGGTTCAAACGTACAGTTTGGTGTGAATCCAGTTGATGGCCGTATGGTTATCATCGAGATGAACCCTCGTGTATCGCGTTCATCTGCACTCGCATCAAAAGCAACGGGTTTCCCAATTGCGAAAATCGCAGCGAAACTAGCTGTAGGTTACACGCTTGATGAGCTACAAAACGACATCACTGGCGGTAAAACACCAGCGTCTTTCGAGCCGTCAATTGACTACGTTGTTACTAAGATCCCACGTTTTAACTTCGAAAAATTCGCAGGTTCAAACGACCGTCTAACAACACAGATGAAGTCTGTGGGTGAGGTTATGGCGATTGGTCGTAACCAACAAGAGTCTCTGCATAAAGCATTACGTGGTCTTGAAGTAGGCGCAACGGGCTTTAACCCAATTGTTGCCCTTGATGATCCGAAAGCAAAAGAAAAAATCATCCGTGAATTACGTGAGCCAGGTGCTGAGCGTATTTGGTACGTTGCTGATGCAATGCGTCACGGTATGAGCGTAGAGGACGTTTTCGAACTCACTAAGATTGACCCTTGGTACCTAGTGCAAATCGAAGACATCTTAAAAGACGAAGCAACAATCAGCGAAGTAGGTATGGCTGGTTTAAATGCTGAGTTCTTACGCAAGCTTAAGCGTAAAGGTTTCGCTGATGCGCGTATCGCTGAAATTGCCGGTGTTTCTGAAGCAGAAATTCGCAAGAAGCGTCACCAGTTAGATATCGTGCCTGTATACAAGCGCGTTGATACGTGTGCTGCAGAGTTTAGTTCAGATACAGCTTACATGTACTCATCTTATGATGAAGAGTGTGAAGCGAATCCATCTGACAAAGATAAAATCATGGTAATCGGTGGTGGCCCTAACCGTATCGGTCAAGGTATCGAATTCGATTACTGCTGTGTTCACGCAGCATTAGCTTTACGTGAAGACGGCTACGAAACAATCATGGTTAACTGTAACCCTGAAACTGTTTCGACTGACTACGACACATCAGATCGCTTATTCTTCGAGCCAATCACGCTAGAAGACGTATTAGAAATCGTACGTGTTGAAAAGCCTAAAGGTGTTATCGTTCAGTACGGTGGTCAAACGCCACTTAAACTTGCGCGTGCACTAGAAGCGAATGGCGTGCCAGTTATTGGTACTTCTCCAGATGCAATCGACCGTGCTGAAGACCGTGAGCGTTTCCAACAACTTGTTGAGCGTTTGAACCTTCTGCAACCAGAAAATGCAACAGTGACTTCTTTAGAAGAAGCGGTTGTTAAGTCTGCTGAAATTGGTTTCCCACTGGTTGTACGTCCTTCGTACGTACTAGGTGGTCGTGCGATGGAAATCGTATACGATGAAGACGACTTACGTCGTTACATGACTGAAGCGGTATCTGCATCAAATGAAGCGCCAGTACTACTTGACCACTTCTTAGATAACGCAATTGAAGTTGACGTTGACGCTATCTGTGACGGTGAGCAAGTAATCATCGGTGGTATCATGGAGCACATTGAGCAAGCAGGTGTTCACTCAGGTGACTCAGCGTGTTCATTACCAGCTCACTCACTAACTGCTGAAGTACAAGACGTAATGCGTAAGCAAGTGACTGATATGGCACTAGAGCTTGGCGTAGTAGGTCTGATGAATACACAGTTTGCTGTGAAAGACGGTAAAGTTTACTTAATCGAAGTAAACCCACGTGCTGCACGTACAGTCCCGTTTGTTTCTAAAGCGACAGGTATTGCACTTGCAAAAGTTGCTGCGCGTTGTATGGCGGGTCAGTCGCTAGCAAGCCAAGGTATTACAAAAGAAGTAATCCCTCCTTACTACAGCGTAAAAGAAGTGGTACTGCCATTTGCTAAGTTCCAAGGTGTTGACCCAATCCGTGGCCCAGAAATGCGCTCAACGGGTGAGGTAATGGGGGTTGGTGAAACTTTCGCCGAAGCATTCGCTAAAGCACAATTAGGTGCAAGCAACACTTTACCACGCGGTGGTCGCGCGTTACTATCGGTACGCAACAGTGACAAACCACGTATTGTTGAATTAGCTAAAACCATGACAGCTTTAGGTTTTGAGCTAGATGCAACGGGTGGCACTGCAAAAGCGCTAGAAGAAGCGGGTATTGCAGTTCGTCGCGTGAACAAAGTATACGAAGGTCGTCCTCATATTCTTGATAGAATTAAAAATGGTGAATACAGCTACATTGTAAACACTACTGAAGGTCGCCAAGCGATTGAAGATTCGAAGGTGTTACGTCGTGGTGCGTTACAGCACAAAACTAACTACACAACGACACTGAACGCGGCATTTGCTAACTGTACTGCAAACCAAGCAGACGACCGTAGCAAGGTGACGTCAGTTCAGGAACTACACCAGCGAATGAACTAA
- a CDS encoding Bcr/CflA family efflux MFS transporter: MINEYAMPSPDSINKRILLPLLASIVAITPLAIDLYLPAMLVIANDLQTTMPNVQISLSIYLAGYALGMLFFGPIADELGRRLLAKVGLVLFGITSLALAFCDDIELFWTLRAIQAFTGAAATVVVPGIIRHIYREHTAKGMSYVSMIMMVAPLIAPTLGSLIMGISTWQVIFIALASYSFAILALVQIYLIDIPIFKSQQRGFALFFNSYKTVFSRKSALADIASSMFASFAFFCFLTSVPYVYLDFFKVDEQLFGVLFAFNVLALMFGNFMNTRLVPRLGSRKLLFIGLGIGFVSGGALLLFSVMHLSLYFIVAAIAPLMMSLGIVASNADSLILMQFEEKSGTATAVIGTLRFGSGALVGPILAFVHPQSAIPFSAMMFSALILILLVQLWHRKRYQST, from the coding sequence ATGATTAATGAGTATGCAATGCCTTCCCCTGACTCGATAAATAAACGCATTTTATTACCTTTACTCGCAAGTATTGTTGCTATTACACCACTGGCGATTGATTTGTATTTACCTGCAATGCTTGTAATTGCTAACGATTTACAGACCACGATGCCAAACGTGCAGATATCTCTAAGTATCTATTTGGCAGGCTATGCTTTAGGTATGTTATTTTTTGGGCCTATTGCAGATGAGTTAGGCAGGCGGCTACTTGCAAAAGTGGGGTTAGTGCTATTTGGAATAACATCATTGGCCTTAGCTTTTTGTGATGATATTGAGTTATTTTGGACGCTCAGAGCCATACAAGCATTTACAGGTGCAGCTGCAACAGTGGTTGTTCCTGGTATTATTCGCCATATCTACCGTGAGCATACAGCCAAAGGTATGTCGTATGTTTCAATGATCATGATGGTTGCACCACTCATTGCACCAACCTTGGGTTCTTTGATCATGGGAATTTCAACATGGCAAGTGATATTTATTGCTTTAGCATCATACAGCTTTGCGATTTTAGCCTTAGTACAAATATACTTAATAGATATCCCTATTTTTAAAAGTCAACAACGTGGTTTTGCACTATTTTTTAATAGTTATAAAACCGTGTTTTCACGTAAAAGTGCATTAGCAGATATTGCCAGCTCAATGTTTGCTTCGTTTGCGTTCTTCTGCTTTTTAACATCAGTGCCTTATGTCTACCTCGACTTTTTTAAAGTTGATGAGCAGCTATTCGGTGTGTTGTTTGCGTTTAATGTCTTGGCATTAATGTTTGGTAACTTTATGAATACTCGTTTGGTACCACGCTTAGGTTCTAGAAAGCTGTTATTTATCGGCCTTGGTATTGGTTTTGTTTCTGGTGGGGCATTGCTGTTATTCAGTGTGATGCATTTATCACTTTACTTTATCGTTGCGGCAATAGCGCCACTAATGATGAGTTTAGGTATTGTAGCAAGTAATGCAGACTCGTTAATATTGATGCAATTTGAGGAAAAGTCAGGTACGGCAACGGCGGTTATTGGTACACTTCGATTTGGCAGTGGTGCTTTAGTCGGCCCTATCCTTGCGTTTGTTCATCCACAAAGTGCCATTCCATTTTCTGCGATGATGTTCAGTGCACTGATACTTATCTTACTCGTACAGCTGTGGCACAGAAAACGATACCAATCGACTTAA
- the dapB gene encoding 4-hydroxy-tetrahydrodipicolinate reductase, with translation MNRIGVFGANGRMGLTLLEAVSKKDDATLTGAYVRDNSPLLDSAVNQLNSAASADVLFSKETDVKDADVLIDFTLPAGMRNHLKIAVEKNIAMVIGTTGLNQDDIDALNDAAKHIPIVFARNYSVGVNLLLNLVQTAAVKFGDDMDIEIFEAHHRHKIDAPSGTALAIGEAIAEAKGWQHDEVARFDRSNNEHAKSQNEIGYSVMRGGDIVGEHTAYFATSGERLELTHKASSRMTFALGAVRAAGWLKNKPAGLYDMQDVLDLK, from the coding sequence ATGAACCGCATAGGTGTATTTGGCGCAAACGGCCGCATGGGACTTACACTTTTAGAAGCTGTCTCAAAAAAAGATGATGCAACATTAACCGGCGCGTACGTGCGTGATAACTCGCCACTTTTAGATAGTGCGGTTAATCAATTAAACAGCGCTGCGTCAGCGGATGTATTATTTAGTAAAGAAACCGACGTAAAAGATGCTGATGTATTGATTGATTTCACTTTGCCAGCAGGAATGCGCAACCACCTAAAAATAGCAGTCGAAAAAAATATCGCCATGGTCATTGGTACCACGGGCCTTAACCAAGATGACATTGATGCGCTTAATGATGCTGCGAAGCACATTCCGATTGTTTTTGCTCGCAACTATAGCGTAGGTGTAAATTTACTGCTTAACTTAGTGCAGACTGCGGCTGTGAAGTTTGGCGATGACATGGATATCGAAATATTTGAGGCTCATCATCGTCACAAAATCGATGCGCCATCAGGGACTGCATTGGCAATTGGTGAAGCGATTGCCGAGGCAAAAGGCTGGCAGCATGATGAAGTCGCGCGTTTTGATAGAAGCAATAACGAACACGCAAAATCGCAAAATGAAATCGGTTATTCGGTCATGAGGGGCGGAGATATAGTAGGTGAACACACCGCATACTTCGCAACTTCTGGCGAAAGGCTAGAATTAACTCATAAAGCAAGTTCAAGAATGACCTTCGCGTTAGGTGCAGTAAGAGCTGCGGGCTGGTTGAAAAATAAACCAGCTGGACTTTATGACATGCAAGATGTGCTTGACTTGAAGTAG
- the carA gene encoding glutamine-hydrolyzing carbamoyl-phosphate synthase small subunit, giving the protein MTKSALLVLEDGTVFRGTAIGADGMSVGEVVFNTSMTGYQEILTDPSYAEQIVTLTYPHIGNTGTNSEDEEAGQIWAKGLVIRDLPLLASNFRNEQSLSDYLKERNILGIADIDTRKLTRILRDKGAQNGCIIAGDELDEKKALEAAQAFPGLKGMDLAKVVSTKENFEWRESSWTLGSGFKTLEAADEKFHVVAYDFGVKRNILRMLVDRGCKLTVVPAQTSAEDVLALNPDGIFLSNGPGDPEPCTYAIEAIKTFLETDTPIFGICLGHQLLALASGAQTVKMKFGHHGGNHPVKDLDRNVVMITAQNHGFAADEATLPANLRATHVSLFDGTLQGIHRTDKPAFSFQGHPEASPGPHDAAPLFDHFIDLMQARSN; this is encoded by the coding sequence TTGACTAAATCCGCTCTGTTAGTCCTAGAAGACGGCACAGTGTTTCGCGGTACTGCAATCGGCGCTGACGGCATGTCAGTCGGTGAAGTAGTATTCAATACGTCTATGACTGGTTATCAAGAAATTTTGACTGACCCTTCATACGCGGAACAAATCGTAACTTTGACGTACCCACATATCGGTAATACGGGTACTAACAGCGAAGACGAAGAAGCGGGTCAAATCTGGGCTAAAGGCCTAGTGATCCGTGATTTGCCACTGCTAGCAAGTAATTTCCGTAACGAGCAATCGTTAAGTGATTACTTAAAAGAACGCAATATCTTAGGTATTGCTGACATCGACACTCGTAAATTAACACGTATTTTACGTGATAAAGGCGCTCAAAATGGTTGTATCATTGCAGGCGACGAGTTAGATGAGAAAAAAGCGCTTGAAGCTGCGCAAGCCTTCCCAGGCTTAAAAGGCATGGATTTAGCAAAAGTTGTCTCAACCAAGGAAAATTTTGAGTGGCGCGAATCAAGCTGGACGTTAGGTTCAGGCTTTAAAACGCTAGAAGCAGCAGACGAGAAGTTCCACGTTGTTGCTTATGACTTCGGTGTTAAACGTAATATCTTACGTATGTTAGTTGACCGCGGCTGTAAATTAACCGTTGTTCCTGCACAAACATCTGCAGAAGACGTACTGGCATTAAACCCAGACGGTATCTTCTTATCAAATGGCCCTGGTGACCCTGAGCCGTGTACTTACGCGATTGAAGCAATTAAAACTTTCCTAGAAACAGACACGCCAATCTTTGGTATTTGTTTAGGTCACCAATTGCTTGCACTTGCTTCAGGTGCACAAACGGTGAAAATGAAGTTTGGTCACCACGGTGGTAACCACCCAGTTAAAGACCTTGACCGCAATGTTGTAATGATCACTGCACAAAACCACGGTTTCGCAGCTGATGAAGCAACATTACCAGCGAACTTACGTGCAACTCACGTTTCATTATTCGATGGCACGCTACAAGGTATTCACCGCACAGATAAGCCTGCATTTAGCTTCCAAGGTCACCCTGAAGCAAGCCCAGGTCCACATGATGCGGCGCCATTATTTGACCACTTCATCGATTTGATGCAAGCACGTTCTAACTAA
- a CDS encoding nucleoside-binding protein: MNLKKILSVAALCAVSTSSYAANWSSTQLHINNGDQKNPFTLAESNTTVVSLQHASGYDYGDNFFFIDYSDDGLQDGYQDKDFYGEWYSTFSLSKISGSDFSYGAISDMGLTAGFNAAGDSKVLKYLPGVKLSWQAPGFSFLSTLFTAYIDDSEGVARGGAPTETNSWMIDVAWGYPFTIGSQKFNVTGHVEYIAERENEFGEDVKAWILAQPIITWDLGHAMSMKENTLLLGLEWQYWHNKLGTNTTESVPQLHVEWTF; this comes from the coding sequence ATGAACTTGAAAAAGATCCTTTCTGTTGCTGCGCTTTGTGCAGTGAGTACTTCGAGCTATGCCGCTAATTGGAGCTCTACACAATTACACATTAATAACGGCGATCAAAAAAACCCGTTCACACTAGCCGAATCAAATACCACTGTGGTATCGCTACAGCATGCATCAGGCTATGACTATGGCGATAACTTCTTTTTTATCGACTACAGTGATGATGGCTTACAAGACGGCTATCAAGATAAAGATTTTTATGGTGAGTGGTATTCAACCTTCAGTTTATCAAAAATCTCAGGTAGTGATTTCTCATATGGCGCAATCAGTGATATGGGTTTAACGGCAGGTTTTAACGCTGCTGGCGACTCGAAAGTTCTTAAGTATTTACCCGGTGTAAAACTTAGCTGGCAAGCACCTGGGTTTAGTTTTTTATCGACTTTATTCACAGCGTATATTGATGACAGCGAAGGTGTAGCACGTGGTGGTGCTCCGACTGAAACAAACAGCTGGATGATTGATGTTGCTTGGGGCTACCCATTCACTATCGGCTCACAAAAATTCAACGTAACGGGCCATGTTGAATACATTGCAGAGCGTGAAAATGAATTTGGCGAAGACGTTAAAGCGTGGATATTAGCACAGCCAATCATCACGTGGGATTTAGGTCATGCAATGAGCATGAAAGAAAACACCCTACTGCTGGGCCTTGAGTGGCAATACTGGCACAACAAGCTAGGTACAAATACAACTGAATCAGTCCCGCAGCTTCACGTTGAGTGGACGTTTTAA
- a CDS encoding M48 family metallopeptidase, which yields MKKLVMAVLVTTILAGCKTSPTGRTQIALYSDQQMSQMGQASFAEMKKTQPINSDPRVNNYVKCIANDVIAVLPQEYANQSWEVVVFEEDSANAFALPGGYIGVHTGLLKVATNQEQLATVLGHEVAHVIAEHSNERVSQNSLLQTGLQVGGAALDMGNVQYRGEIMQALGLGAQYGVVLPFSRSHESEADIVGLDLMAEAGFNPEQSVSLWQNMSAAGGSGTPEFMSTHPSPGNRIKELQKHMPDALKAQQTARAKGKTPQCKL from the coding sequence ATGAAAAAGTTAGTTATGGCAGTGCTCGTTACGACTATTTTAGCAGGCTGTAAAACATCTCCAACGGGACGTACGCAAATTGCACTTTATTCAGACCAGCAAATGAGTCAAATGGGTCAAGCAAGCTTTGCAGAAATGAAAAAAACACAGCCGATTAACTCCGATCCTCGTGTAAATAACTACGTGAAATGTATTGCCAATGATGTAATTGCGGTGCTACCTCAAGAATATGCTAACCAGTCATGGGAGGTGGTTGTATTTGAAGAGGACTCTGCAAATGCATTTGCATTACCAGGGGGTTACATAGGTGTGCATACCGGTTTATTAAAAGTCGCAACTAATCAAGAACAATTAGCGACGGTACTTGGCCACGAAGTCGCGCATGTTATCGCTGAGCACTCAAATGAACGTGTATCGCAAAACTCTCTTTTACAAACGGGCCTGCAAGTCGGTGGCGCAGCACTTGATATGGGTAATGTGCAGTATCGAGGTGAAATCATGCAAGCCTTAGGGTTAGGAGCGCAATACGGTGTGGTACTACCATTTAGTCGCTCACATGAATCAGAGGCGGATATTGTTGGTTTAGATTTAATGGCAGAAGCGGGCTTTAATCCTGAGCAGTCGGTATCTTTATGGCAAAACATGAGTGCAGCAGGTGGCAGTGGTACACCAGAGTTTATGTCGACTCACCCATCTCCTGGTAACCGTATTAAAGAGTTGCAAAAACATATGCCAGATGCGTTAAAAGCCCAACAAACGGCTAGAGCAAAAGGCAAAACTCCTCAGTGTAAACTTTAA